In the Brassica napus cultivar Da-Ae unplaced genomic scaffold, Da-Ae ScsIHWf_138;HRSCAF=249, whole genome shotgun sequence genome, cataggAAATTTCACAATAGTAATTTTACTGCTATTTCTTTGGTTTAATTTGCTTGCTAAAGCTTGTTATGGCGAGCGTGAATGCTTTAAACAAGCCAACAATGATCATAGCAGAGAGAAGAAGCAAGAATATAGTAAGCTTATCAAGTTTCTTCATGTTAAAACATAAGTAAACTTAAGCCAAGAAAGATTGTAGACACTGGAAACAAAATAAAGGAGGTCTTTTAGCTATTAGGGTCTTAATTAACTAACACTTGTTTGATTGTGTTTACCGATTCCAAGACAATAAAAAAGGAGATAAAACCTTGAAATTATATGTTCAAACCCTGTTGTATGCAACCGACTTGCTGAAGAGCTTGCGGATGTAGAGAACCTGAAGACCACTTGCTGCTGCTAGGAAAATGTACTCTCCTACTGTGTAGAATATCACTCGCTTTCTCGTGCTCTCATTTGCtgcaccaaaaaaaacaaaatccatCACGAAAAGTAATGTCAGATCGTAAAGGTTGAATCTTTTAGGGCCAAACAAAGGGATCTAAAGGTTGTATCTTTTGGGGACAAAAACATAGTCTCTAAAGTTATGCTGCATCTGAGAAAGTTCTTCATATCACGGgaagaaaaatatacaaaaaaacaaaatgtaaaaGATGAATGGAGAGGAAAACTCACTATGACGGTGACGGGTATCACGTGCTTTCAAATACTTTTGCTCCGAAACAACCGACTCCAAAGCCTCTCTCAGCTCAGCTATCTTAACATTCACCGGGTCCAAATGCTCTGAGAAGCATTCAAGCAAACAGGAGAAAAACACAGCATCAacaacaagaaaacacaaaacaGTCCCAACTCAATGCTCAATATAAGGAGGATGAACTGAAACAAACCGTCTTTAGCTAAGTCATGCTCGTTGGGGATATGACCAACGTGAATGTAGAAGGAGACAGTTTCAGGAGTAGAGTAAGGGTTGTGGAAACAAAACTTGTACATTCCACTTCTTGGTGCCTTGAACTCAAACTTATCTCCTGATGTTCCCTTCAACGTATGTACTATGTTCCCAGCAGGTGACGTCACCTATATCAACAATCCAAACCATTAAACACACTTTATCCAAGTCAATCAATTATCGAAAAATTCTACAAATTTCGATATAAAGCCTACaaatttcaatacaaattatacaattttgatTCCAGTCGAACTTTATCTCGAAATTCAGATCCGAAATCAGACAGAATAAACCAAATCGATCGAAATTCAGACACAATCAGTCTGAAAATTTCATGGTAATAACTAATAACATATCAACCAAACATTCACAACATCGAAAGGAAATACATCTAAACCGGGATGATCTGATCTAAACCGGGAGAATCGAAAAGATGTCTCACCGTGAAATCCAAACCGGGATGATCAGATCCCCAGAAGATATCATGGTCGACGACGACGAAGTTTCCGGAGACGTTATCTCCTTCGTAGAGGACATACTCTTGTACGCATTCATCGTCGCTAACAGTAACCGAGAGCGATGAGATTCGCTCGATCGAGCTAAACAGTATCAGACAGACCAATACAAAGACATGGATCTTCGAGCTCCGCGCTTGTCTTCTCTCCATCTAGATCTTTTACTCTCTCCTTTGGATCAAAATTTTCCGTTTGTTTCTCGATAAAAAATGCGTAGGGCGTGGCGTGGAAGAAGACGAGACGATTTAATTGCGTTTAGTTGAGTAAACCAGAAACCAAACCGGGTTAATGATGAAACGGTGACGTTTGGGAGCGGTCAACTGATTTGCCTCTGGTCTTTAAACATTAGACTTTATGATGGGCTTACCTTGATATTTGAAGGGACAATTCTCCTACATAAACTATTTTcaagtttcacaaaaatagatcacaagaagaaaaatgaatatagatatataaaaaataaagaaaaacaaatttttttttagaatttttaattatatatttttaaatttgaacttttttataaaaaaattttccttttttttttttttttttcgaattttttttttatttttttcaaattttcttttgtaattcaaaaatattttctgaaactatttttaaaatttttattttataaatttttaacttcaatctcaaatctaaaccctaaggtttggatattagttaaccctatggttataaatgtatatttacctctttaataaaatagtttgaatattttgattcttagagtttatatttgtgacataaacttttttagTGTTATCCTAAAGTATTCCCCTATTTGAATCTTTACCCGAACAACCAGAACCAAAAACTACACCAAAATAGCAAGAACTATTTTTGTTGGAATCAAAATTTACCAAGAACAATAACTGAAAAAGATCCTCGAAATGTAAAATGCAAATggagaaattacatgtttactaCTAGATTTATATGCTAACAATTATTAATTGGAGGGGAAATTGTTAGCAtataaatctagttttaaaaaaaatacaaacacaCAGGTAAGGGATAAAAGAGAAATGAAGCAGTAAAATTAAACTATGGCAAAACAAAGAAATGAGAGCCAAAATCGAAACCTACTCTTGGGTGAGAACACAACTCAGTCAAACGAGCAATTTCATTAATGCATTGGCTGAAATGATTGTATTAACAAGAATAATGCCATCAATCATATACTCAAATGCCAAATGGACCAAATGagaaatattaaacaaatacaACTTATGATATACACTACACACTACTCTATTTTTACGCTTGTAGCACTATTGAT is a window encoding:
- the LOC125597229 gene encoding transmembrane emp24 domain-containing protein p24beta3-like, encoding MERRQARSSKIHVFVLVCLILFSSIERISSLSVTVSDDECVQEYVLYEGDNVSGNFVVVDHDIFWGSDHPGLDFTVTSPAGNIVHTLKGTSGDKFEFKAPRSGMYKFCFHNPYSTPETVSFYIHVGHIPNEHDLAKDEHLDPVNVKIAELREALESVVSEQKYLKARDTRHRHTNESTRKRVIFYTVGEYIFLAAASGLQVLYIRKLFSKSVAYNRV